GCCGATGCAACGCTTCGCCGCTCAGTCGGTAGATCGTCCACTCATGCATCGCGACAGCGCCGAGCTTCTCGTAGAACCGGATCGCCGGCTCATTCCAATCCAACACAGCCCATTCGAGCCGACCGCAGCCCCGCTTGACGGCCAGCCGCGCCAAATACACGAGCATCGCCCGACCGAATCCTCGACCGCGAAACTCAGGCTTCACATAAAGGTCTTCCAAGTAAAGCCCGCGCCGCCCAAGAAAGGTGGACATATTGTGAAAGAAGAGCGCGAACCCGACAGGCTGATCCTCCACATACCCGATGATGACCTCAGCGACCGGCCGCTCGCCAAACAATTCGTTTCTTAGTTGCTCTTCAGTCGCCACGACTTCGTGCGACAGCCGTTCATACTCAGCCAGCTCCTTGATCAGCGACAGGATCAACGGAACATCAGCGTCGGTGGCTAATTCAATGCGAAAGTGAGCTATCGGCCCAAATGGATTCATACT
This is a stretch of genomic DNA from Blastocatellia bacterium. It encodes these proteins:
- a CDS encoding GNAT family N-acetyltransferase, producing the protein MNPFGPIAHFRIELATDADVPLILSLIKELAEYERLSHEVVATEEQLRNELFGERPVAEVIIGYVEDQPVGFALFFHNMSTFLGRRGLYLEDLYVKPEFRGRGFGRAMLVYLARLAVKRGCGRLEWAVLDWNEPAIRFYEKLGAVAMHEWTIYRLSGEALHRLAAQGAENQ